One genomic segment of Musa acuminata AAA Group cultivar baxijiao chromosome BXJ3-3, Cavendish_Baxijiao_AAA, whole genome shotgun sequence includes these proteins:
- the LOC103978427 gene encoding uncharacterized protein LOC103978427 isoform X2 — protein sequence MGRNVEESIALHAKYESLEGKDCQESIFSSMPKSPLPNSRPNSMVVKKVCPREFIPPHIVAEAISTLRGLDLRWSGPITPTEMQYVEQYVLAKYPQYSQGLIEEGDKNDLYSAYCNDKSPGGAREASCSPSMASNHPDLDMTRLEPSRLLDILARKSSFPGSFISIPEIQAQNRVLRHCGLTDEDYVVLFAPSYRDAMMLVGESYPFFRHNYYMSILDEEADCVREFAAYKDAKVIAAPATWLDLRIKGSQLSQYFRRKSKQRPKGLFAYPAEARGARYSMHWVSEAHRNSWHVLLDAAALVVGEDRLSLALHRPDFVLCTLDNTHANPSKVTCLLVRRRAFDTTLPQLEG from the exons ATGGGCAGAAATGTGGAGGAATCTATCGCTCTCCATGCTAAATATGAG AGTTTGGAAGGAAAGGATTGCCAAGAGTCGATCTTTAGCTCGATGCCCAAATCACCTCTACCAAATTCAAGACCAAATAGCATGGTTGTCAAG AAGGTATGTCCTCGCGAGTTCATTCCTCCCCACATCGTGGCCGAGGCCATATCCACACTCCGCGGCCTCGATCTGAGGTGGTCAGGGCCGATAACCCCAACCGAGATGCAGTACGTGGAGCAGTACGTCCTCGCGAAGTATCCGCAGTACTCTCAAGGCCTGATCGAGGAAGGCGACAAGAACGACTTGTACTCCGCCTACTGCAACGACAAGTCCCCAGGCGGAGCAAGGGAAGCTTCCTGCTCTCCCTCCATGGCCAGCAACCACCCCGACCTCGACATGACTCGATTGGAGCCGTCACGCCTCCTCGACATCCTCGCCAGGAAGTCCTCCTTCCCTGGGAGCTTCATATCGATTCCGGAGATCCAAGCTCAGAACCGCGTTCTCAGACACTGCGGCCTCACCGACGAGGACTACGTCGTGCTCTTCGCGCCGAGTTACCGAGACGCCATGATGCTGGTCGGGGAGAGCTACCCCTTCTTCCGTCACAACTACTACATGTCCATCCTCGACGAGGAGGCGGACTGCGTGCGGGAGTTCGCGGCGTACAAGGACGCGAAGGTGATCGCGGCGCCGGCGACATGGCTGGACCTCAGGATCAAGGGCTCGCAGCTGAGCCAATACTTCAGGAGGAAGAGCAAGCAGAGGCCCAAGGGGCTATTCGCCTACCCGGCGGAGGCCAGGGGGGCGCGGTACTCGATGCACTGGGTCTCGGAGGCGCACCGCAACTCGTGGCACGTGCTCCTCGACGCTGCGGCGCTCGTCGTCGGGGAGGATCGGCTCAGCCTCGCCCTGCACAGGCCCGACTTCGTGTTGTGTACGCTCGACAACACCCACGCCAACCCTTCCAAGGTCACCTGCCTTCTGGTGAGGCGGAGGGCCTTCGACACGACGCTGCCTCAGCTCGAGGGTTGA
- the LOC103978427 gene encoding uncharacterized protein LOC103978427 isoform X1, with product MGRNVEESIALHAKYENNSVQSLEGKDCQESIFSSMPKSPLPNSRPNSMVVKKVCPREFIPPHIVAEAISTLRGLDLRWSGPITPTEMQYVEQYVLAKYPQYSQGLIEEGDKNDLYSAYCNDKSPGGAREASCSPSMASNHPDLDMTRLEPSRLLDILARKSSFPGSFISIPEIQAQNRVLRHCGLTDEDYVVLFAPSYRDAMMLVGESYPFFRHNYYMSILDEEADCVREFAAYKDAKVIAAPATWLDLRIKGSQLSQYFRRKSKQRPKGLFAYPAEARGARYSMHWVSEAHRNSWHVLLDAAALVVGEDRLSLALHRPDFVLCTLDNTHANPSKVTCLLVRRRAFDTTLPQLEG from the exons ATGGGCAGAAATGTGGAGGAATCTATCGCTCTCCATGCTAAATATGAG AACAACTCCGTGCAGAGTTTGGAAGGAAAGGATTGCCAAGAGTCGATCTTTAGCTCGATGCCCAAATCACCTCTACCAAATTCAAGACCAAATAGCATGGTTGTCAAG AAGGTATGTCCTCGCGAGTTCATTCCTCCCCACATCGTGGCCGAGGCCATATCCACACTCCGCGGCCTCGATCTGAGGTGGTCAGGGCCGATAACCCCAACCGAGATGCAGTACGTGGAGCAGTACGTCCTCGCGAAGTATCCGCAGTACTCTCAAGGCCTGATCGAGGAAGGCGACAAGAACGACTTGTACTCCGCCTACTGCAACGACAAGTCCCCAGGCGGAGCAAGGGAAGCTTCCTGCTCTCCCTCCATGGCCAGCAACCACCCCGACCTCGACATGACTCGATTGGAGCCGTCACGCCTCCTCGACATCCTCGCCAGGAAGTCCTCCTTCCCTGGGAGCTTCATATCGATTCCGGAGATCCAAGCTCAGAACCGCGTTCTCAGACACTGCGGCCTCACCGACGAGGACTACGTCGTGCTCTTCGCGCCGAGTTACCGAGACGCCATGATGCTGGTCGGGGAGAGCTACCCCTTCTTCCGTCACAACTACTACATGTCCATCCTCGACGAGGAGGCGGACTGCGTGCGGGAGTTCGCGGCGTACAAGGACGCGAAGGTGATCGCGGCGCCGGCGACATGGCTGGACCTCAGGATCAAGGGCTCGCAGCTGAGCCAATACTTCAGGAGGAAGAGCAAGCAGAGGCCCAAGGGGCTATTCGCCTACCCGGCGGAGGCCAGGGGGGCGCGGTACTCGATGCACTGGGTCTCGGAGGCGCACCGCAACTCGTGGCACGTGCTCCTCGACGCTGCGGCGCTCGTCGTCGGGGAGGATCGGCTCAGCCTCGCCCTGCACAGGCCCGACTTCGTGTTGTGTACGCTCGACAACACCCACGCCAACCCTTCCAAGGTCACCTGCCTTCTGGTGAGGCGGAGGGCCTTCGACACGACGCTGCCTCAGCTCGAGGGTTGA
- the LOC103978429 gene encoding uncharacterized protein LOC103978429: MPCCCTSRELHSPTTFKTPCPSPLSLSLSLSLSRSIFACVLVAFMGTSAAVESPSSGWRNRNRSASPSPEFEFWIDANPSSHQPQLLTADELFSDGLLLPLGLLSLPLPGHTRTAARQTEPVQQPPPPPPAPKPITASAACSSTSESKRWKDMFKVAERKGAEERKLLKDRRSGAAVLNIGIWPFSRSRSAGSATTSGGRPRAAAYGRKASSAPCSRSSSRGESSKPASPSASAAAGARKWAARPGRADGVHVGRSSPVWPFRCGSNVVEPVARRRPDHRRNVTAKMKGNGGGVGAMVLNLSVNTCIDLQW, from the coding sequence aTGCCGTGTTGTTGCACTTCCCGTGAACTCCATTCACCCACCACCTTTAAGACTCCCTGTCCctccccactctctctctctctctctctctctctctcacgttcTATCTTTGCATGCGTTCTTGTTGCATTCATGGGTACGTCAGCAGCAGTAGAAAGCCCGAGCAGCGGGTGGAGGAACCGCAACAGGAGCGCATCCCCTTCACCGGAGTTCGAGTTCTGGATCGATGCCAACCCCTCGTCTCACCAACCCCAGCTCCTGACCGCTGACGAACTCTTTTCCGAcggcctcctcctccccctcggcCTCCTGTCCCTCCCCTTGCCTGGCCACACCCGGACCGCCGCACGCCAAACCGAACCAGTTCAGcagcctccgcctccgccgccggcaCCGAAGCCCATTACGGCATCCGCCGCGTGCTCGTCTACCTCGGAGTCGAAGCGGTGGAAGGACATGTTTAAGGTCGCGGAGAGGAAGGGAGCGGAGGAGAGGAAACTGCTGAAGGACCGGAGGAGCGGCGCCGCCGTGCTCAACATCGGCATCTGGCCTTTCTCCCGGAGCCGCTCCGCCGGGAGCGCCACGACCTCCGGCGGCCGACCCCGGGCCGCGGCCTACGGCCGGAAGGCCAGCAGCGCTCCCTGCTCGCGAAGCAGCTCTCGCGGGGAGTCCTCCAAGCCCGCCTCCCCGTCGGCTTCGGCGGCAGCGGGCGCGAGGAAATGGGCCGCCAGGCCGGGCCGGGCAGACGGGGTTCACGTCGGCCGGTCCAGCCCGGTCTGGCCGTTCCGCTGCGGCTCGAACGTCGTTGAACCGGTAGCCCGGAGGCGACCCGACCACAGGCGTAATGTCACCGCCAAAATGAAAGGTAACGGCGGTGGCGTCGGGGCTATGGTGCTCAACTTAAGTGTGAACACTTGCATCGACCTGCAGTGGTGA
- the LOC103978446 gene encoding uncharacterized protein LOC103978446 isoform X2, whose translation MALLPPNTRKQQQSFLAASFSSSSSPHQTPNKAEGEEDMPKLCTYGTPSLLPAYLLEDFISLCTFFTSHPLHLAYLLLFLPYLLHLLSFLSPLLLSTSILLLVLLTVSPYLDEAPPAAAPPDFLGRTCCVVLDVLKDKLQDNGELDLVEQFTSMVLSPIDNTRPFGELVEGACSGHEAEERHPGQVGSGESRTPATDGENLVPINGVAEHPKGREAVEHKPGAGEHLTRSMSERRTHSISGTTESLQRARWAKVAKRWICSGRRTRLMLVRQALERRRRRRKQRELMLEKKKKNKRKQQSGNCVAFKH comes from the exons ATGGCACTTTTGCCACCGAATACAAGGAAACAGCAGCAATCATTTCTTGCTgcatccttctcttcttcttcctcaccacACCAGACTCCAAACAAGGCTGAGGGAGAAGAAGACATGCCTAAGCTATGCACTTATGGCACTCCCAGTCTTCTTCCGGCCTACCTCTTGGAGGACTTCATCTCCTTGTGCACCTTCTTCACCTCCCATCCCTTGCACTTGGCCTACTTGCTGCTCTTCTTACCTTACCTTCTCCACTTGCTCTCGTTCCTCTCTCCCCTCCTCCTCTCTACTTCGATCCTCCTGTTGGTTCTCCTCACGGTCTCCCCCTACCTAGACGAGGCGCCTCCGGCGGCGGCGCCACCGGATTTCCTCGGTAGAACTTGCTGCGTCGTCCTCGACGTTCTCAAGgacaagctccaagacaatgggGAACTCGACCTGGTGGAGCAGTTTACGTCGATGGTTCTGTCACCGATCGATAATACCAGGCCATTTGGTGAGCTCGTGGAGGGCGCTTGTTCTGGTCATGAAGCAGAGGAGAGGCATCCAGGTCAGGTAGGGAGCGGAGAAAGCAGAACTCCAGCCACGGATGGCGAGAACCTCGTACCCATTAATGGAGTAGCAGAGCATCCCAAAGGGCGTGAAGCTGTGGAGCACAAGCCGGGGGCAGGAGAACATCTAACAAGATCCATGTCGGAGAGAAGAACGCACAGCATCAGTGGAACCACCGAGAGTCTTCAGAG GGCAAGGTGGGCGAAGGTGGCCAAGAGATGGATCTGCTCTGGGAGGCGTACGAGGCTAATGCTGGTGAGGCAGGCGCTCGAAAGAAGAAGGCGAAGAAGAAAGCAAAGAGAGCTGatgttggagaagaagaagaagaacaagaggaagCAGCAGTCGGGCAATTGTGTTGCCTTCAAGCACTGA
- the LOC103978446 gene encoding uncharacterized protein LOC103978446 isoform X1: MALLPPNTRKQQQSFLAASFSSSSSPHQTPNKAEGEEDMPKLCTYGTPSLLPAYLLEDFISLCTFFTSHPLHLAYLLLFLPYLLHLLSFLSPLLLSTSILLLVLLTVSPYLDEAPPAAAPPDFLGRTCCVVLDVLKDKLQDNGELDLVEQFTSMVLSPIDNTRPFGELVEGACSGHEAEERHPGQVGSGESRTPATDGENLVPINGVAEHPKGREAVEHKPGAGEHLTRSMSERRTHSISGTTESLQRYGSVRKEREWKRTLACKLYEERMTHKLYKQGKVGEGGQEMDLLWEAYEANAGEAGARKKKAKKKAKRADVGEEEEEQEEAAVGQLCCLQALRLSAGKMNLGMRKHNLMKISKVLKEMKMFHSGSKS; encoded by the coding sequence ATGGCACTTTTGCCACCGAATACAAGGAAACAGCAGCAATCATTTCTTGCTgcatccttctcttcttcttcctcaccacACCAGACTCCAAACAAGGCTGAGGGAGAAGAAGACATGCCTAAGCTATGCACTTATGGCACTCCCAGTCTTCTTCCGGCCTACCTCTTGGAGGACTTCATCTCCTTGTGCACCTTCTTCACCTCCCATCCCTTGCACTTGGCCTACTTGCTGCTCTTCTTACCTTACCTTCTCCACTTGCTCTCGTTCCTCTCTCCCCTCCTCCTCTCTACTTCGATCCTCCTGTTGGTTCTCCTCACGGTCTCCCCCTACCTAGACGAGGCGCCTCCGGCGGCGGCGCCACCGGATTTCCTCGGTAGAACTTGCTGCGTCGTCCTCGACGTTCTCAAGgacaagctccaagacaatgggGAACTCGACCTGGTGGAGCAGTTTACGTCGATGGTTCTGTCACCGATCGATAATACCAGGCCATTTGGTGAGCTCGTGGAGGGCGCTTGTTCTGGTCATGAAGCAGAGGAGAGGCATCCAGGTCAGGTAGGGAGCGGAGAAAGCAGAACTCCAGCCACGGATGGCGAGAACCTCGTACCCATTAATGGAGTAGCAGAGCATCCCAAAGGGCGTGAAGCTGTGGAGCACAAGCCGGGGGCAGGAGAACATCTAACAAGATCCATGTCGGAGAGAAGAACGCACAGCATCAGTGGAACCACCGAGAGTCTTCAGAGGTATGGATCGGTGAGGAAGGAGAGAGAGTGGAAGAGGACATTGGCTTGCAAGCTCTACGAGGAACGAATGACGCACAAGCTGTACAAACAGGGCAAGGTGGGCGAAGGTGGCCAAGAGATGGATCTGCTCTGGGAGGCGTACGAGGCTAATGCTGGTGAGGCAGGCGCTCGAAAGAAGAAGGCGAAGAAGAAAGCAAAGAGAGCTGatgttggagaagaagaagaagaacaagaggaagCAGCAGTCGGGCAATTGTGTTGCCTTCAAGCACTGAGGCTATCTGCTGGTAAGATGAACCTGGGAATGAGGAAACACAATTTGATGAAGATATCTAAAGTTCTAAAGGAAATGAAGATGTTTCATAGTGGCAGTAAGTCATAA
- the LOC135632944 gene encoding probable magnesium transporter NIPA2 isoform X2 translates to MEMSSDNIRGFALALSSSFFIGSSFIVKKIGLKKAGMYGVRAGSGGFSYLYEPLWWLGMITMIVGEIANFAAYAFAPAILVTPLGALSIIVSAVLAHFVLDEKLHIFGVLGCVLCVVGSTSIVLHAPKEKNIESVKEVWYLATEPGFIVYSCVVVILVLVLIIRFVPRYGQTHMIIYVGICSLMGSLTVMGVKALAIALKLTFSGMNQFVFAQTWFFTAVVVICCLLQLNYLNKALDSFNTAVISPVYYVMFTSLTIFASMIMFKDWASQNASQIVTELCGFVTILSGTFLLHKTKDMGETIDPEPTILSETELSNETEFSNH, encoded by the exons ATGGAAATGTCTTCTGACAACATTCGGGGATTTGCGTTGGCCCTCTCCTCGAGCTTTTTCATCGGGTCAAGCTTTATAGTAAAGAAGATAGGTTTGAAGAAGGCAGGGATGTACGGTGTCAGAGCAG GATCTGGAGGGTTCTCGTACTTATATGAGCCTTTATGGTGGCTTGGAATGATTACTA TGATTGTTGGTGAGATAGCTAATTTTGCTGCTTATGCATTCGCTCCAGCAATACTTGTTACTCCTTTGGGAGCTTTGAGTATCATTGTCAG TGCAGTACTAGCACATTTCGTTTTGGATGAGAAGCTCCACATATTTGGTGTCCTTGGTTGTGTTCTTTGTGTTGTGGGATCTACAAGTATAGTTCTACATGCaccaaaagagaaaaacattGAGTCAGTGAAAGAAGTTTGGTACCTAGCTACAGAACCAG GTTTCATTGTTTATTCATGTGTGGTTGTCATCCTGGTATTAGTCTTAATTATCAGATTTGTTCCACGTTATGGTCAAACACATATGATCATATATGTTGGAATTTGCTCATTGATGGGTTCTTTGACG GTTATGGGTGTCAAAGCATTGGCCATTGCCTTAAAGCTTACCTTTTCAGGAATGAATCAATTTGTATTTGCTCAGACATGGTTTTTCACGGCTGTTGTGGTCATTTGTTGTCTCCTGCAGTTGAATTACCTAAACAAG GCTCTGGACAGTTTCAATACTGCAGTGATTTCTCCTGTCTACTATGTGATGTTCACATCTCTTACTATATTTGCTAGCATGATCATGTTCAAG GACTGGGCTTCACAGAATGCATCACAGATTGTCACGGAACTTTGCGGGTTTGTTACAATTCTTTCAGGAACTTTCCTTCTGCATAAGACCAAGGACATGGGAGAAACTATAGACCCAGAACCAACTATATTGTCAGAGACAGAACTTTCAAATGAGACAGAATTTTCAAACCACTAA
- the LOC135632944 gene encoding probable magnesium transporter NIPA2 isoform X3 produces the protein MEMSSDNIRGFALALSSSFFIGSSFIVKKIGLKKAGMYGVRAGSGGFSYLYEPLWWLGMITTILVTPLGALSIIVSAVLAHFVLDEKLHIFGVLGCVLCVVGSTSIVLHAPKEKNIESVKEVWYLATEPGFIVYSCVVVILVLVLIIRFVPRYGQTHMIIYVGICSLMGSLTVMGVKALAIALKLTFSGMNQFVFAQTWFFTAVVVICCLLQLNYLNKALDSFNTAVISPVYYVMFTSLTIFASMIMFKVIYEDWASQNASQIVTELCGFVTILSGTFLLHKTKDMGETIDPEPTILSETELSNETEFSNH, from the exons ATGGAAATGTCTTCTGACAACATTCGGGGATTTGCGTTGGCCCTCTCCTCGAGCTTTTTCATCGGGTCAAGCTTTATAGTAAAGAAGATAGGTTTGAAGAAGGCAGGGATGTACGGTGTCAGAGCAG GATCTGGAGGGTTCTCGTACTTATATGAGCCTTTATGGTGGCTTGGAATGATTACTA CAATACTTGTTACTCCTTTGGGAGCTTTGAGTATCATTGTCAG TGCAGTACTAGCACATTTCGTTTTGGATGAGAAGCTCCACATATTTGGTGTCCTTGGTTGTGTTCTTTGTGTTGTGGGATCTACAAGTATAGTTCTACATGCaccaaaagagaaaaacattGAGTCAGTGAAAGAAGTTTGGTACCTAGCTACAGAACCAG GTTTCATTGTTTATTCATGTGTGGTTGTCATCCTGGTATTAGTCTTAATTATCAGATTTGTTCCACGTTATGGTCAAACACATATGATCATATATGTTGGAATTTGCTCATTGATGGGTTCTTTGACG GTTATGGGTGTCAAAGCATTGGCCATTGCCTTAAAGCTTACCTTTTCAGGAATGAATCAATTTGTATTTGCTCAGACATGGTTTTTCACGGCTGTTGTGGTCATTTGTTGTCTCCTGCAGTTGAATTACCTAAACAAG GCTCTGGACAGTTTCAATACTGCAGTGATTTCTCCTGTCTACTATGTGATGTTCACATCTCTTACTATATTTGCTAGCATGATCATGTTCAAGGTAATCTACGAG GACTGGGCTTCACAGAATGCATCACAGATTGTCACGGAACTTTGCGGGTTTGTTACAATTCTTTCAGGAACTTTCCTTCTGCATAAGACCAAGGACATGGGAGAAACTATAGACCCAGAACCAACTATATTGTCAGAGACAGAACTTTCAAATGAGACAGAATTTTCAAACCACTAA
- the LOC135632944 gene encoding probable magnesium transporter NIPA2 isoform X1, which translates to MEMSSDNIRGFALALSSSFFIGSSFIVKKIGLKKAGMYGVRAGSGGFSYLYEPLWWLGMITMIVGEIANFAAYAFAPAILVTPLGALSIIVSAVLAHFVLDEKLHIFGVLGCVLCVVGSTSIVLHAPKEKNIESVKEVWYLATEPGFIVYSCVVVILVLVLIIRFVPRYGQTHMIIYVGICSLMGSLTVMGVKALAIALKLTFSGMNQFVFAQTWFFTAVVVICCLLQLNYLNKALDSFNTAVISPVYYVMFTSLTIFASMIMFKVIYEDWASQNASQIVTELCGFVTILSGTFLLHKTKDMGETIDPEPTILSETELSNETEFSNH; encoded by the exons ATGGAAATGTCTTCTGACAACATTCGGGGATTTGCGTTGGCCCTCTCCTCGAGCTTTTTCATCGGGTCAAGCTTTATAGTAAAGAAGATAGGTTTGAAGAAGGCAGGGATGTACGGTGTCAGAGCAG GATCTGGAGGGTTCTCGTACTTATATGAGCCTTTATGGTGGCTTGGAATGATTACTA TGATTGTTGGTGAGATAGCTAATTTTGCTGCTTATGCATTCGCTCCAGCAATACTTGTTACTCCTTTGGGAGCTTTGAGTATCATTGTCAG TGCAGTACTAGCACATTTCGTTTTGGATGAGAAGCTCCACATATTTGGTGTCCTTGGTTGTGTTCTTTGTGTTGTGGGATCTACAAGTATAGTTCTACATGCaccaaaagagaaaaacattGAGTCAGTGAAAGAAGTTTGGTACCTAGCTACAGAACCAG GTTTCATTGTTTATTCATGTGTGGTTGTCATCCTGGTATTAGTCTTAATTATCAGATTTGTTCCACGTTATGGTCAAACACATATGATCATATATGTTGGAATTTGCTCATTGATGGGTTCTTTGACG GTTATGGGTGTCAAAGCATTGGCCATTGCCTTAAAGCTTACCTTTTCAGGAATGAATCAATTTGTATTTGCTCAGACATGGTTTTTCACGGCTGTTGTGGTCATTTGTTGTCTCCTGCAGTTGAATTACCTAAACAAG GCTCTGGACAGTTTCAATACTGCAGTGATTTCTCCTGTCTACTATGTGATGTTCACATCTCTTACTATATTTGCTAGCATGATCATGTTCAAGGTAATCTACGAG GACTGGGCTTCACAGAATGCATCACAGATTGTCACGGAACTTTGCGGGTTTGTTACAATTCTTTCAGGAACTTTCCTTCTGCATAAGACCAAGGACATGGGAGAAACTATAGACCCAGAACCAACTATATTGTCAGAGACAGAACTTTCAAATGAGACAGAATTTTCAAACCACTAA
- the LOC135632944 gene encoding probable magnesium transporter NIPA2 isoform X4, with product MITMIVGEIANFAAYAFAPAILVTPLGALSIIVSAVLAHFVLDEKLHIFGVLGCVLCVVGSTSIVLHAPKEKNIESVKEVWYLATEPGFIVYSCVVVILVLVLIIRFVPRYGQTHMIIYVGICSLMGSLTVMGVKALAIALKLTFSGMNQFVFAQTWFFTAVVVICCLLQLNYLNKALDSFNTAVISPVYYVMFTSLTIFASMIMFKVIYEDWASQNASQIVTELCGFVTILSGTFLLHKTKDMGETIDPEPTILSETELSNETEFSNH from the exons ATGATTACTA TGATTGTTGGTGAGATAGCTAATTTTGCTGCTTATGCATTCGCTCCAGCAATACTTGTTACTCCTTTGGGAGCTTTGAGTATCATTGTCAG TGCAGTACTAGCACATTTCGTTTTGGATGAGAAGCTCCACATATTTGGTGTCCTTGGTTGTGTTCTTTGTGTTGTGGGATCTACAAGTATAGTTCTACATGCaccaaaagagaaaaacattGAGTCAGTGAAAGAAGTTTGGTACCTAGCTACAGAACCAG GTTTCATTGTTTATTCATGTGTGGTTGTCATCCTGGTATTAGTCTTAATTATCAGATTTGTTCCACGTTATGGTCAAACACATATGATCATATATGTTGGAATTTGCTCATTGATGGGTTCTTTGACG GTTATGGGTGTCAAAGCATTGGCCATTGCCTTAAAGCTTACCTTTTCAGGAATGAATCAATTTGTATTTGCTCAGACATGGTTTTTCACGGCTGTTGTGGTCATTTGTTGTCTCCTGCAGTTGAATTACCTAAACAAG GCTCTGGACAGTTTCAATACTGCAGTGATTTCTCCTGTCTACTATGTGATGTTCACATCTCTTACTATATTTGCTAGCATGATCATGTTCAAGGTAATCTACGAG GACTGGGCTTCACAGAATGCATCACAGATTGTCACGGAACTTTGCGGGTTTGTTACAATTCTTTCAGGAACTTTCCTTCTGCATAAGACCAAGGACATGGGAGAAACTATAGACCCAGAACCAACTATATTGTCAGAGACAGAACTTTCAAATGAGACAGAATTTTCAAACCACTAA